A region of Culicoides brevitarsis isolate CSIRO-B50_1 chromosome 1, AGI_CSIRO_Cbre_v1, whole genome shotgun sequence DNA encodes the following proteins:
- the LOC134827603 gene encoding 1,4-alpha-glucan-branching enzyme: MGDPMKVEVKNIDQLFQLDPYLKPHEVELRRRHGCLQEWIKKFNEDEGGLNNFSQGYKYYGLHVQADNSVICREWAPGAQELYLTGDFNNWHWIDHPFTKLPFGKWELKIPPCADGSCAIKHLSEVKVIVRKQNGELVDRLSPWAKYVKQPPKEANQGVSYKQYVWHPPPTEKYYIRNPRPKKPKSLRIYECHVGIATEELGVGSYRNFADNIVPRIAKQGYNAIQVMAIMEHAYYASFGYQVTSFFAASSRFGTPDELKYMVDAAHQHGLFVLLDVVHSHASKNVQDGLNMFDGTDSCFFHGGPRGEHSLWDSRLFNYSSYEVLRFLLSNLRWWHDEYFFDGYRFDGVTSMLYHSRGIGEGFSGDYNEYFGLNVDTEALIYLALANKILHDIDPNIITIAEDVSGMPAMCRPVDEGGIGFDYRLGMAIPDKWIEFLKELRDEDWNMGNLVHTLTNRRWKEKTVAYAESHDQALVGDKTLAFWLMDKEMYTHMSTLSEPSLVIDRGIALHKMIRLITHALGGEAYLNFMGNEFGHPEWLDFPRIGNNESYHYARRQWHLVDDPLLKYKYLNEFDKAMNHTEAAYGWLDSNPGYVSRKHEGDKIIAFERAGLLFVFNFHMNKSFTDYRIGVEVPGNYRIVLSTDSEAFGGHNLVDTTCVHKTTPEGFDGRRNYIQCYLPSRTAFVFAKDP; encoded by the exons ATGGGCGATCCAATGAAAGTCgaagtcaaaaatatcgaCCAGTTGTTCCAGCTGGATCCGTATTTAAAGCCACACGAAGTTGAATTGAGACGGAG aCACGGCTGTTTGCAGGAATGGATCAAGAAGTTCAATGAAGATGAAGGAGGCTTGAATAACTTTTCGCAAGGATATAAATATTATGGGTTACATGTGCAAGCCGATAATAGTGTGATTTGTCGTGAATGGGCTCCCGGAGCGCAGGAATTGTATCTTACAGGAGATTTTA ataattggCACTGGATCGATCATCCCTTCACGAAACTACCCTTCGGAAAGTGGGAATTAAAGATTCCTCCATGCGCCGACGGTTCTTGCGCCATCAAACATTTGTCTGAAGTGAAGGTTATTGTCCGTAAGCAAAACGGGGAACTCGTCGATCGCTTGTCTCCATGGGCCAAATACGTGAAACAACCGCCAAAAGAGGCAAATCAAGGTGTTTCGTACAAGCAGTACGTTTGGCATCCGCCTCCAACGGAAAAGTATTACATCCGTAACCCGCGCCCCAAAAAGCCAAAGAGCTTGCGGATCTACGAGTGTCACGTAGGCATCGCCACGGAGGAATTAGGTGTCGGTTCATATCGCAATTTCGCGGATAACATTGTTCCGCGCATCGCTAAGCAAGGGTATAATGCCATCCAGGTCATGGCAATTATGGAACATGCCTATTACGCGAGTTTCGGATATCAAGTAACGAGCTTCTTTGCGGCGTCGAGTCGTTTTGGGACGCCCGATGAGTTGAAATACATGGTTGATGCCGCACATCAACACGGATTGTTCGTTTTATTGGATGTCGTGCATTCGCATGCCAGTAAAAATGTGCAAGATGGCTTAAATATGTTCGATGGAACTGATTCTTGTTTCTTCCATGGAGGCCCACGCGGCGAACATTCCTTGTGGGACAGTCGTCTCTTCAATTATTCGTCGTACGAGGTGCTGCGATTCCTTCTTTCGAACCTGCGATGGTGGCATGATGAATATTTCTTCGATGGATATCGTTTTGATGGCGTTACTTCGATGTTGTATCACTCCCGGGGCATCGGAGAAGGCTTTAGCGGCGATTATAACGAATATTTCGGCTTAAATGTCGATACGGAagccttaatttatttagcacttgcgaacaaaattttgcatgaCATTGATCCGAATATCATTACGATCGCTGAAGATGTTTCTGGCATGCCAGCAATGTGTCGTCCCGTCGATGAAGGCGGTATCGGCTTCGATTATCGCTTAGGCATGGCAATTCCTGACAAAtggattgaatttttgaaggaattgcGTGATGAAGACTGGAATATGGGAAATTTGGTACACACTTTAACGAATCGTCGATGGAAGGAAAAGACTGTGGCGTATGCCGAAAGTCACGATCAAGCGTTGGTTGGCGATAAAACGCTCGCTTTTTGGCTCATGGACAAGGAAATGTACACGCACATGTCGACGTTGTCGGAGCCGTCGTTGGTTATCGATCGCGGAATTGCGTTGCACAAAATGATTCGACTCATCACGCACGCTTTGGGAGGCGAAGCTTACCTGAATTTCATGGGAAATGAATTTGGGCATCCAGAATGGTTGGATTTCCCGCGAATCGGTAACAACGAATCATATCATTATGCACGGCGTCAATGGCATTTGGTTGATGACCCCTTGCTCAAGTACAAGTACTTGAATGAATTCGATAAAGCCATGAACCATACGGAGGCAGCTTATGGTTGGTTGGATTCCAATCCCGGTTATGTGAGCAGGAAACACGAAGGAGATAAAATTATCGCATTTGAACGAGCTGGACTCTTGTTTGTCTTCAATTTTCACATGAATAAGAGTTTCACTGATTACagaattg gcgTTGAAGTTCCCGGCAACTACAGAATTGTCCTCAGCACTGATTCCGAAGCCTTTGGCGGGCACAATCTCGTTGACACAACATGCGTGCACAAAACCACTCCCGAAGGATTTGATGGACGTCGAAACTACATTCAATGTTATTTGCCAAGCCGAACTGCCTTCGTGTTCGCAAAGGATCcataa